Genomic window (Corynebacterium simulans):
AGAGCAGCGCCGGTGCGCTTGGTTTTGTACTCCAGCTGGCGACGAAACTCGCCAGGGATCCCCTCAAGCATTCGGCGGTTGAGGGATGATTTCGCCCTCACGTTTGTTCCCGGTGCGTCTACGGTTCCCCTGGCTGAACGAGTCATGCCTTTAACATTGAGGTCTTCGATGCCGATCAGGGCATAGTTGCGGGCCAGTTCGGCGGTGATCTGATGAACAAACCCATCGCGCTGCAACTTCAGCTCGTGGTCGACGCGTTTGATCGTGGCGATGAGCTTTCGACGGCGGTTGGATCCCTTTTGGCTCCGGGCCAGCTTTTTACGTAGGTTTTTCGATCGTTTGATGTTGCGCTGGAGCAGTGGTGGAAGCTGGATGACTGTGGAGCCATCCGAGAGCGATAGGTAGTTGTGGATGCCGATATCGATGCCCAGGGTGTCTGCTTGTTTTTGCCGTCGGGTTAGCGATGGTTGGCGTTGAGCTGACTTAACCATCACAGCGACGTACCAGTAGCCGCCTTTTTGGGAGATCGTAAAATTGCTGATTTTGGCGTCAGGGTGGTTCTGCAGAGCTTTGACCAACCGTCTGGTGGAGCCATGGACGCGTACGCGCAATATCCGGTCTTTTTTATCCGGCTTGGAGGCATGCGAGAAAAGATTGGCCAGGTATAGATGCTTGTACCCGGTGATCTGGGGCTGCCCTCGGGGTGGAGGGCAGCCTTTTGGCCCCATTCTGCTGTCTGGGTGAATGGTGACTGATTTCCGAGATCGGTGGGTCTTGCGCTGGGGTTTTCCCATAGCCCGGCCTTTTCTTCGACCAGTTTTACTGGCGTAGTAGTTTTTCATGGCCTCGGCTGCGTTTTTGATTCCACTGACGGGGCAGCGACGGTTGACGAGATGGAGAAAGGGGCGGGCGCCCTTGGTATCGGGACTCCAGACAGCATCAAGCCGTTCTTGGTGTTGAGGTGACC
Coding sequences:
- a CDS encoding RNA-guided endonuclease InsQ/TnpB family protein, which encodes MKNYYASKTGRRKGRAMGKPQRKTHRSRKSVTIHPDSRMGPKGCPPPRGQPQITGYKHLYLANLFSHASKPDKKDRILRVRVHGSTRRLVKALQNHPDAKISNFTISQKGGYWYVAVMVKSAQRQPSLTRRQKQADTLGIDIGIHNYLSLSDGSTVIQLPPLLQRNIKRSKNLRKKLARSQKGSNRRRKLIATIKRVDHELKLQRDGFVHQITAELARNYALIGIEDLNVKGMTRSARGTVDAPGTNVRAKSSLNRRMLEGIPGEFRRQLEYKTKRTGAALEVIDRFYPSSKTCSRCGWKNENLSLSNRQFTCLECGLSLDRDHNAALNIAAEAERKHLKDTKSPKPSHD